In Corylus avellana chromosome ca2, CavTom2PMs-1.0, the following proteins share a genomic window:
- the LOC132169714 gene encoding uncharacterized protein LOC132169714, which produces MERNSAACAMEWSNELEKALRSKKPGLSIETILQTGPRLERWSREPEPTMAVYNMFGLVPGEDMLFANTILLRLADAFRLGDKHTKFAVVRIFLSERRHRDKKKKSKGRKGILSKVMVLNHLELLTRIKVVFDTGDVESRALALALFGCWADFAKDSAQIRYLILSSLVSSHVLELKASLFAAGCFSELSDDFASILLEMLVNMVTSSETLYAVKLAAARVFAKIGCSYSVANRAYKTGLKLMLDSSEEDVLVSLLVSLSKIASKSMILISEQVDVLFSFLKQEKTSRMKATVLRCLHFILIKGLCHFPVSADLVKSLLSTMIEPELPPFMQYEALQILHKILPYMLPHLPCLDLPEFANLLTIAENSSQFPITSKSFLSIRVLVDLSIKLRGRMEIESSMFCSSPLPSRVISLIIDQMTLLVNDLCQIDSRVFQEVHSLLHLLALLVGEHPDLGVLVLDKICLFVECLANMHEHVLAKSQSDTLVLEMDFKKEKSTVVRSKLVLIAFRFLVACLENLNEAGVLTSIAFERVKLLVERVCQCSLFDCYTHTIYSLLFHSRFFWDCLVDESEGTCSLNKNFFNYYLVEKEILTLECANKMLKERYNWPAYRAGTYAACQGAWLLLFYIMMQVDVLFSFLKQEKTSRMKATVLRCLHFILIKGLCHFPVSADLVKSLLSTMIEPELPPFMQYEALQILHKILPYMLPHLPCLDLPEFANLLTIAENSSQFPITSKSFLSIRVLVDLSIKLRGRMEIESSMFCSSPLPSRVISLIIDQMTLLVNDLCQIDSRVFQEVHSLLHLLALLVGEHPDLGVLVLDKICLFVECLANMHEHVLAKSQSDTLVLEMDFKKEKSTVVRSKLVLIAFRFLVACLENLNEAGVLTSIAFERVKLLVERVCQCSLFDCYTHTIYSLLFHSRFFWDCLVDESEGTCSLNKNFFNYYLVEKEILTLECANKMLKERYNWPAYRAGTYAACQGAWFTVAFIFGQLITKVQSDIFHCWLTSIIQLARSERKIQLLLLPKQGSTLVDWLEKNKFPASHALGEISRDTAGNSSEPNYSEKLVEAYEDICSSGKTLEAAVTLGQEFCFQRWFLHLRAKLLRALLDILRILRIIPFNPDSISNNGEVEKSVFECLKSLPEIIQISLQFKKLAQEFDLIATSFIDMDCKSSKVISSLALSCSLLAFSTGFILFLPNLPAYETFTTCGLRNSENCLHAMLIQDLVRRLCHVDHETSRNLCQLFDVSGQLKSCFHLQSTNTNLKVGCEGKDIITVCSYAVLEAVRLQEANREHNEEILSQVTKGGLQLLLSIIMKWIHIPFRTPKYFFKVRSCIGSELFACNSDTNNPDGISVLSGFHLSLNLCLQLVNLPPDLPARLTKLYCILYCSVSFQEPRPSEEDKERKQWGCRAWETDDMVEINEMLLHYVTNLSTKRSNNSKRRRCDNNKDGVVYAFAHFEPDERGQGFASCLLDISGFPVGSYRIKWRSCCLDNQGSYWSLVPLNAGPIVTVRRSPIGR; this is translated from the exons ATGGAGAGAAATTCTGCTGCTTGTGCCATGGAATGGAGTAATGAGCTTGAGAAGGCCCTCCGTTCCAAAAAACCTG GTCTATCCATTGAAACTATATTACAAACGGGGCCAAGGCTGGAGCGTTGGAGTAGAGAACCTGAACCTACTATGGCAGTGTATAACATGTTTGGCTTAGTTCCAGGGGAGGATATGCTTTTTGCGAACACCATTCTGTTACGGCTTGCTGATGCTTTTAGGTTGGGTGATAAACACACCAAATTTGCTGTTGTTAGGATTTTCCTATCCGAGCGCAGGCATCgtgacaagaagaagaaaagtaaaggACGAAAAGGGATTTTGTCAAAGGTCATGGTGCTAAATCATTTAGAATTATTGACAAGAATAAAAGTTGTTTTTGACACTGGTGATGTTGAGTCAAGAGCATTGGCTTTAGCTCTCTTTGGTTGTTGGGCTGATTTTGCAAAAGACAGTGCTCAGATACGATACTTGATACTTTCTAGTCTAGTTTCTTCTCATGTTTTGGAG CTGAAAGCGTCATTATTTGCGGCCGGATGCTTTTCCGAGTTATCAGATGATTTTGCGTCTATTTTATTAGAGATGCTGGTTAATATGGTGACTTCATCTGAAACACTGTATGCGGTAAAGTTAGCTGCAGCACGAGTTTTTGCAAAAATTGGGTGCTCATATTCAGTTGCAAATAGAGCTTACAAG ACGGGTCTAAAGTTAATGTTGGACTCTTCAGAAGAGGATGTTTTGGTCTCTTTGCTGGTATCACTCTCAAAAATTGCTTCCAAATCAATGATTCTTATTTCTGAACAG GTGGACGTGcttttctcatttcttaaaCAAGAAAAGACATCGCGTATGAAAGCTACAGTATTAAGATGCTTGCATTTCATTTTGATAAAAGGATTATGTCATTTTCCTGTGAGTGCAGATCTAGTCAAATCATTATTGAGCACAATGATTGAGCCCGAACTTCCCCCATTTATGCAATATGAAGCTCTACAGATTCTACATAAG ATCCTTCCATATATGCTACCTCATTTGCCCTGTCTGGACCTGCCCGAATTTGCTAACCTTTTAACCATAGCTGAAAATTCCTCCCAATTTCCAATCACGTCGAAGAGCTTCTTATCCATCCGTGTTCTGGTGGATTTATCAATCAAGCTTAGGGGAAGAATGGAAATAGAATCTAGTATGTTCTGTTCCTCTCCTCTGCCATCAAGAGTGATCTCATTGATTATAGACCAGATGACGTTGCTGGTAAATGATCTTTGCCAGATTGACTCTCGAGTGTTTCAAGAAGTTCATAGTCTGCTCCACCTTCTTGCTCTTTTGGTTGGTGAACATCCGGATCTGGGTGTTTTGGTGCTGGACAAGATCTGTTTATTTGTTGAGTGTCTTGCAAATATGCATGAACATGTCCTGGCTAAAAGCCAATCAGATACACTGGTTCTTGAGATGGActtcaaaaaagagaagagcACAGTCGTAAGGTCAAAACTTGTACTTATTGCATTCAGATTTTTGGTTGCCTGTCTTGAAAATCTCAATGAAGCTGGTGTTCTCACTTCAATAGCATTTGAAAGAGTGAAGCTCCTGGTTGAACGGGTGTGTCAGTGCAGCTTGTTTGATTGCTATACACATACAATCTACTCTCTTTTGTTCCACAGTCGATTCTTTTGGGATTGCTTGGTGGACGAAAGTGAGGGAACTTGCAGTcttaataaaaacttttttaattattacttgGTTGAGAAAGAAATTCTTACCCTAGAGTGTGCAAATAAGATGTTGAAGGAGAGGTATAACTGGCCTGCTTACAGAGCTGGGACATATGCAGCATGTCAGGGAGCATGG ttattattattttacatcatGATGCAGGTGGACGTGcttttctcatttcttaaaCAAGAAAAGACATCGCGTATGAAAGCTACAGTATTAAGATGCTTGCATTTCATTTTGATAAAAGGATTATGTCATTTTCCTGTGAGTGCAGATCTAGTCAAATCATTATTGAGCACAATGATTGAGCCCGAACTTCCCCCATTTATGCAATATGAAGCTCTACAGATTCTACATAAG ATCCTTCCATATATGCTACCTCATTTGCCCTGTCTGGACCTGCCCGAATTTGCTAACCTTTTAACCATAGCTGAAAATTCCTCCCAATTTCCAATCACGTCGAAGAGCTTCTTATCCATCCGTGTTCTGGTGGATTTATCAATCAAGCTTAGGGGAAGAATGGAAATAGAATCTAGTATGTTCTGTTCCTCTCCTCTGCCATCAAGAGTGATCTCATTGATTATAGACCAGATGACGTTGCTGGTAAATGATCTTTGCCAGATTGACTCTCGAGTGTTTCAAGAAGTTCATAGTCTGCTCCACCTTCTTGCTCTTTTGGTTGGTGAACATCCGGATCTGGGTGTTTTGGTGCTGGACAAGATCTGTTTATTTGTTGAGTGTCTTGCAAATATGCATGAACATGTCCTGGCTAAAAGCCAATCAGATACACTGGTTCTTGAGATGGActtcaaaaaagagaagagcACAGTCGTAAGGTCAAAACTTGTACTTATTGCATTCAGATTTTTGGTTGCCTGTCTTGAAAATCTCAATGAAGCTGGTGTTCTCACTTCAATAGCATTTGAAAGAGTGAAGCTCCTGGTTGAACGGGTGTGTCAGTGCAGCTTGTTTGATTGCTATACACATACAATCTACTCTCTTTTGTTCCACAGTCGATTCTTTTGGGATTGCTTGGTGGACGAAAGTGAGGGAACTTGCAGTcttaataaaaacttttttaattattacttgGTTGAGAAAGAAATTCTTACCCTAGAGTGTGCAAATAAGATGTTGAAGGAGAGGTATAACTGGCCTGCTTACAGAGCTGGGACATATGCAGCATGTCAGGGAGCATGGTTCACAGTGGCTTTCATATTTGGGCAGTTAATAACAAAGGTTCAGTCTGATATCTTCCACTGCTGGTTAACATCGATAATTCAATTGGCTCGTTCTGAGAGGAAAATCCAGCTATTGCTTTTACCAAAACAAGGGTCTACTTTAGTAGATTGGTTAGAAAAGAACAAATTTCCTGCCAGTCATGCTTTGGGTGAAATCAGCAGGGATACTGCTGGAAATAGTAGTGAGCCTAACTACAGTGAAAAGCTTGTGGAGGCTTATGAGGATATCTGCTCTTCAGGGAAAACATTAGAAGCTGCTGTCACATTGGGTCAAGAATTTTGTTTCCAGAGATGGTTTCTGCATCTAAGAGCTAAACTTTTAAGAGCTTTGTTGGATATACTCAGAATTCTCAGAATCATCCCATTCAACCCTGACAGCATTAGCAATAATGGAGAGGTGGAGAAGAGTGTATTTGAGTGCCTGAAGTCTTTGCCAGAAATTATTCAGATTTCTTTGCAGTTTAAGAAGCTAGCACAAGAATTTGATCTAATTGCCACATCTTTCATAGATATGGATTGCAAAAGTTCCAAAGTAATTTCATCACTTGCACTAAGTTGTTCGCTTTTGGCCTTTAGTACTGGCTTCATACTCTTTCTTCCAAATCTTCCAGCCTATGAAACTTTTACAACTTGTGGTCTGAGAAACTCGGAAAACTGTTTACATGCAATGTTAATACAAGATTTAGTTAGGCGTTTATGCCATGTAGACCATGAGACAAGTAGAAATCTCTGTCAGCTTTTTGATGTTAGTGGACAGCTTAAGAGCTGTTTTCACTTGCAGTCTACGAATACAAATTTGAAGGTTGGATGTGAAGGAAAGGATATTATTACTGTCTGTAGTTATGCTGTTTTGGAGGCTGTTCGTTTGCAAGAGGCAAATAGAGAGCATAACGAGGAGATTTTATCCCAAGTTACCAAGGGGGGTTTACAACTTCTGTTGAGCATTATAATGAAATGGATACACATTCCTTTTCGGACTCccaaatatttctttaaagtAAG GAGTTGCATTGGATCAGAGCTCTTTGCCTGCAACTCGGACACTAATAACCCAGATGGCATATCTGTATTATCAGGCTTCCACCTATCGCTAAACCTTTGTCTTCAACTGGTTAACTTGCCACCAGATCTCCCAGCTCGGCTAACAAAGTTATACTGCATCCTTTATTGTAGTGTTTCCTTTCAGGAGCCCAGACCAAGTGAGGAAGACAAGGAGCGAAAGCAGTGGGGTTGTCGAGCTTGGGAAACTGATGACATGGTAGAAATCAATGAAATGCTATTGCATTATGTGACAAATTTAAGTACCAAAAGGAGTAATAATAGTAAGCGCAGAAGGTGTGATAACAACAAGGACGGGGTTGTTTATGCATTTGCACATTTTGAACCAGATGAGAGAGGCCAAGGATTTGCTAGTTGTTTGCTTGATATTTCTGGTTTTCCAGTAGGCTCTTATAGAATTAAATGGCGTAGTTGTTGTCTGGACAATCAGGGTTCTTATTGGAGTCTCGTTCCTTTAAATGCTGGACCTATAGTTACAGTACGGAGATCTCCAATTGGCAGATGA
- the LOC132171146 gene encoding polygalacturonase QRT3-like, with protein sequence MEATMGRKALLLFFSLASFTFVHVCGAYSPVDQLSDRHYREKIRKMQAFRANFFRHDSVPLPPSASPSPSYERPPPGAQSARVYHVTSYGADPTGKSDSTVALLRAISDAVKGTTTGSLMKEIQNLGGARIDLDGGNYLISQSLRLPATGVGNLMIHGGTLLASDDFPADRYLIDLSASPTTTNEENTESPAMDELELSSTSSYYYEFITLKDLMLDSNYRGGGIAVINSLRTSIDNCYLAHFTTNGILVRGGHETYIRNSFLGQHITAGGDPGERNFSGTAINIIGNDNAVTDVVIFSAATGIIVSGQANIFSGVHCYNKATGFGGTGIYLKMPGLTQTRIVNSYLDYTGIVVEDPVQLHISNSFFLGDANIVLKSIKGVANGVNIVDNMFSGHDTGVEIVQLDESKGSFKDIQQVVIDRNNVNGMNKKATVARGSVKGTGNSWTVDFNKVLLFPNLIRHVQYSLSTAGSHFPNHALRNVSGNRVEIQTDTDVPADVFVMVDQGVASL encoded by the exons ATGGAAGCAACAATGGGAAGAAAAGctctcctccttttcttttccttggcTAGTTTTACTTTTGTTCATGTCTGTGGAGCGTATTCTCCGGTGGATCAACTTTCCGATCGCCATTACCGTGAGAAAATTCGAAAAATGCAAGCCTTCAGGGCAAACTTTTTCCGGCATGATTCTGTTCCTCTTCCACCATCAGCCTCTCCTTCTCCTAGCTATGAACGGCCACCACCG GGTGCACAAAGTGCACGCGTCTATCATGTGACATCGTACGGTGCAGATCCAACGGGGAAAAGCGACAGCACAGTGGCACTCCTTCGAGCAATATCAGATGCAGTCAAAGGTACAACCACAGGATCATTGATGAAGGAAATACAAAATCTTGGGGGTGCACGGATTGATCTTGATGGTGGCAATTACCTGATTAGCCAATCCCTTCGATTGCCGGCCACGGGCGTCGGAAACCTCATG ATACATGGAGGAACATTGCTTGCCTCGGACGATTTTCCTGCTGATAGGTATTTGATTGACTTGTCTGCTTCACCGACCACTACTAATGAAGAAAACACAGAGAGTCCTGCCATGGATGAACTGGAATTATCCTCCACCTCATCCTACTATTATGAGTTCATAACCCTCAAAGACCTCATGTTGGATTCAAACTACAGGGGTGGGGGCATTGCGGTCATTAACTCACTTAGGACTAGCATAGACAACTGTTACCTAGCCCATTTCACCACCAATGGGATTCTAGTCCGTGGCGGCCATGAAACCTACATCCGTAACTCCTTCCTCGGCCAACACATCACTGCCGGTGGTGATCCCGGCGAAAGAAACTTCTCAGGAACCGCAATAAACATTATTGGCAACGACAATGCTGTCACCGACGTTGTGATTTTTTCAGCTGCTACAGGAATAATAGTTTCAG GTCAAGCCAACATATTTTCTGGGGTGCATTGCTACAACAAGGCCACAGGCTTCGGCGGCACCGGGATTTATCTGAAAATGCCCGGTTTGACGCAAACCCGGATCGTGAATTCTTACTTGGATTACACCGGAATAGTTGTAGAAGACCCTGTGCAGCTCCATATCTCCAATAGCTTTTTTCTTGGTGATGCAAACATTGTTCTAAAATCAATAAAGGGGGTTGCCAATGGAGTCAACATCGTTGACAACATGTTTAGTGGTCATGACACAGGAGTTGAAATTGTTCAGTTGGATGAATCCAAAGGGTCTTTCAAAGACATTCAACAAGTTGTGATTGATAGGAACAATGTGAATGGGATGAACAAGAAGGCAACCGTTGCAAGAGGGTCTGTGAAGGGGACAGGAAATTCATGGACCGTCGATTTTAATAAGGTTCTTCTATTTCCAAACCTTATTAGGCACGTGCAGTATTCGCTAAGCACTGCCGGAAGCCACTTCCCGAATCATGCATTGAGGAATGTTTCCGGCAACCGAGTTGAGATTCAAACCGACACCGATGTTCCGGCGGATGTGTTTGTTATGGTAGATCAAGGGGTAGCAAGTTTATAA